In Halothermothrix orenii H 168, the sequence AATCAGGATTGTTGGCCAGGGCCCGGGCTATACCGACCCTCTGTTTCTGGCCACCACTGAGCTGTGAGGGGTAATGGTCAGCCCGGTCACCAAGTCCAACCAGTTCCATTAAACGTTCAACCCTCTCTTCCCTCTCAACTGCAGGCACTCCGGCAATTTCTAAAGGAAAGCTTATATTCCCCCTGACTGTCCTGGAGTTTAAAAGATTAAAGTGCTGAAAAATCATACCAATTTTCTGCCTCTTTTTCCTCAATGTTTTACCCTTTAAAGAAGTTAACCTGACACCATTTATGTATATCTCACCACTGGTCGGCTTTTCCAGCAGGTTTATGGTCCTGATCAGGGTACTCTTGCCGGCTCCACTCGGCCCAATTATGCCAAAAATCTCCCCTTCCCTCACCCTGAGATTAATCCCTTTCAAGGCTGTCACTTTTCCATGTCCGGTATTATATTCCTTTACCAGATTCTTGATAACAACCATCTTATCCCATCCTTCCTCTAAAAAAAATAGCCCCTTTAAAAGAGGCCCTGATTAAAAAAAACCCTCATGAGAGGGTTTTTAATTCCCCTCATCTCTCACTCCGGATTCCCCAGAATGCAGGATTTGGCACCTTACCTTGCTAAACTCAGGTAGGTTGCCGGGCTTCTTCGGGCCAGTCCCTCCACCACTCTTGATGATTGGCATTTTATTCAATTATATGCAGTTTAATTGTTTAATATTTTACCAGACATTGATAAGTGTGTCAAGTTTAATTTATATATATTTAGTCAACAGAAACTCAATCATATACTTCTCCAGATAAATTTGGTAAATTATAAAAACATGATACTGGCCAGAAGGCTAACAGCCATAAAGGCAGCTATAGAAATCAAAGAATGTAAAGACAGGGTATTATATATATAACTTTTGTCCTTATCTTTATCCTCCTTAATAAAGAGTGGTATTATAAAAGGGGGTGGCAGGATAAACATTACCATCAGGGCCAGAACATACATCCTGTTTAACTTTAAAAAATCAACAAAGGTAAAACCTATAAGGCCAGCAACCAGAACAGCAAATATCAGTCTTAGGGCTGAAATCTTGAGGGGAAGCCGAACCGAATTTGCCTTAAAATCCAGTTCAAACCCAATTATTAATAAAATCAGGGGAACGGTAATATTCGATAAGAGGCTTATACTATCAATTATCCCGTTATAGAGATAGATATTCTTCAAAAGACCTGGTATACCGGCTGTGTTAAAAACCATTCCCATCAAAATAGCAATAATTATGGGTGATGTTATAAAGGATCTGGCAAGCTGTTTATAGCTCTGCTTTCCCTTTTTGAGGGTAAGTAAAATACCCAGTAATACAAACCATATATATATTTCATGACCAATATCAATAATACCAATATATTTTACATTCTCTATCCCAAATACAGCTGTAAAAAGAGGGATTCCCAGCATCCCTACTTCAAAGCCACTGAACAGCAACGGTACATATTCATCATCAACCCCTATAAAACCCTTAAATTTATAACCAGTAAACAGTAAAATCAGATTTCCCAGAAAAACCATTATTATAATATAAAGATAGTTAACCTGAAAGTTTACATTTAAAAATGAATTAAAAAGTAAAGCCGGTAAAGCTATATTTACCACCAGTTTTTTAATATCATTTACAGTATTTTGTGAAATATAGGTTTTAACCCTTAGATAATAACCAATCCCCATTAGAACAACAACTGGAATAAATTTAGAGAGAATTGCAATAAAATTAAGTTCCATTTTAACAACACCCCCTGGTGTCTTTATATTCTGTATAATCTTATTTCACTATAAAACAAACAGGACTTACCCCTGTTCATCAGGGTTTAAGCCCTTAACTACCAACCCTGGGAAATTATTCTTTTATTACCTGCCAGCACAACTACTCCTGAAATGGTTAAAGTCCTGAAATGCTAATGTTATAAATTTATACCGAGGAGTGGCCAGTAAAATTTACTGATTAACAATACCACTACCCAGGAAATTATGTTCAAAATGACCCCAACCTTCAGGACATCACTTATCCTGTAATAACCAGCCGAAAACGCAATGGCATTGGGAGGAGTCCCCATGGGCAAACAGAAGGCTAAACCTCCTGATAGGGCAACAGCCAGTGTAGTTGCTATCGGGTTTATCTGACTTATTTCACCCCAGCTAAAGGCAAGGGGAAGTATGATGGCCACAGCAGCCACATTACTGATCCCTTCGGTCAAAAGTTTAGTAACCAGGGTAATAACAGCAATAAAGATAAAGGGACTTACAGAAATACTGGAGAAAATCGTACTGGAGAGCCAGGCAGCAGCACCGGTAATACTCAGGGAGCTGGCTACAACAATAGCCCCTCCGTACATAAAGATTACTCCCCAGTTTACATAATCTACAATGTCCTTCCACTTAACGATATCAAGGACGAAAATAGCCACTCCCCCCAGAAGGGCCGTAATAGCAATGTCAACCCTGGAGGATAGTAAAAGCCACATCAGAATAACCATTATAAGGACAGCAATCAGTTTTTTCTCCGATTTACTGAGTTGGCCCTGATTACCCATTATTTTTTCCAGTTTCTTTTTAGCCTCAACTGAGTCCGTTATTTCCGGTTTAAAGAAATATGTAATTGTAAAATAGGCCAGTATTAAAATTATAATGGGAATGGGAAGGGCCATAAGAATCCAGTTAACAAAACCTATGGAAATGTGATAATTTTTCTGGAGAATATCTACCGCCAGCAAATTCCGGGCTCCACCTAAATAGGTAGTTATCCCCCCGATAACAGCTCCCCAGGCCAGGGACAGGAACAGGGCCTTACCCAGTTGACTTTCCATCGGTTTTAAATTTAGACTGCGTGATATCTGAATCACTATCGGAAACAACAGGGCTGCTACAGCGTGTTCGGGCATAATACACGATAGGAGAGCTGCTGTTGTCAAAATACCACCAATTAAATTATTGGCACTCCCGTCAAAAAAAAGTAATATCCGGTAAGCTATCCTGACCCCGAGGCCTGTTTTCTGGATTCCTGCAGCCAGAATTAAGGCCCCCAGGATAAAGAAGATAGCCTTATTCCCGAACAGAGAAAAGGACTCCTCAACATCCATAACCCCGAGTAAGGGAATCAAAGCCATACCCAGAAGGCTGGTCATAGCAAGGGGTATGATGTTAGTAACCCAGAGGGTTAAACTGATTATAAAAATGGCAAAGGCATTTTTGCCAGATACCGTAAGCCCTGCCGGTGGCGGTATTAACAATAAAAACAAACTTATTATAAGACCACAGACGACAATTATCCTTTTTAACCTCATTTTTTACCCCTCTTTATTCCAGGTATCCTAAACTCTTCAAACGCTGTTTTATAAGATTAATTTCCTCTTTTATCAAATCCTCTCTACTAAATATTTCCTCCCGGTCTTTATCTTTAACCTCGGTGGTTGAAATTAAATCCCTCATGACATAAACAATAAATTCGGTAACACTGTTAAACCCGGTACCATCAATAACTTTTTTTATATTATTATAAAGGGGACGGGGAATTTTGATTGTAACTTTATCATCACTCATCCAGAAAACCTCCCCAGTGGGCTTTAAGCCTGTCTACATAACTGTCTTCTATAACAACATCACCCATATCTATATCAGGAGAATTATCTCCATGAAAATCTGAACCTCCAGTGATAAGAAGATCCAGTTCCCGGGCTACCCCCAGGTAATAGTTGCTGACTTCTTCAGAATGCTTGGAATGATAGACCTCTATTCCCTCAAGGCCTCCCTCCACCAACCTGCTGATCTCCTCTTTCTTTAAGGGGTCACCCCTGTTAATAAAGTGGGGATGGGCCAGGACAGGGATACCATCCGCCTCTTTAATTAATTGAATAGCCCGTTCCGGGGATAGCTGATATTTGGGGACATAAGCCCGACCATTATTCCCGATATAATCATCGGTAAAGGCTTCTCCCATCTCAGTGATATAACCCTTTTTGATCATAGCCCTGGCAATATGGGGCCGTCCTACATAATCATCACCAGCCAGGTTCCTTACCTCCTCATAACTTATCTCAACTCCGAGCTCATTAAGTTTTTCAACCATCTTCCTGGCCCTGTTCAGCCGGGCCTGATATATCTTATCAATCTCGGCCAGAAAATCATTATTATTATAATCTATAAAATACCCGAGTATATGTATCTCCGCTTTTTTACGGAAAGTCGAAAATTCAATAGCAGGAATAACCTCAATTCCCCTTTCCCTGCCGTATTTTAAAGCCTCTGCAACCCCTTCCACTGTATCATGGTCAGCCACAGCTATTGTCTTTAACCCCTTTTTTGCCGCATAACTAACCAGTTCAGCCGGGGTATAAGACCCGTCTGAATATGTAGAATGTATGTGTAGATCTGCTGGCATATTTTTCTCCTCTCCTTTTATTTATTAATAAATTTAATTATTAAATCCTGCCCCTGACCTTATACCACAAAAGGCCAATCCACTCATGAATAGCAGCCAGGGTAGCATTCAAATTAGATCGGGCCGGAAAAAAGTCAAGCCAGCCCTGGGTATGATCAGCAAAATACCCCGCCGGTACCGGCACCACCTTAAGATTTAGCCTCCGGAAAACACCAACTGCCCGGGGAAGGTGAACAGCCGAAGTAACCAGATAAACACCTCTATCAAGCCCGTTTCTCTGCTCCAGGTAATCCCTGACATACAATCCGTTTTCATAGGTATTGCGGGCCCTGTTTTCCAGAACTAAAGCTTCCTGATTAATTCCCAGCTCCCGGAGGAACTCCCCGGCAACATCAGCCTCACTGGGGCCGGAATGGCCGATACCCTGCCCCCCGGTAAAAATCAGGGTGGTTTCTACTTCTTTATATAACCTGTAACCGGTTACTAACCGCTGAAGGGTTATCGGATTTAACTTTCCCTCACCTTTTTCACCAAAATAATTAATACCTCCTCCCAGAACCACAATAGGGAGTTCTTTATCATATCTACTGATATTATAATACGGGAATTTTGTTTCCAGGGGTATCAAAAACAGCATAACCCCCACAGCTGATGACAATATATACATTAAAACAAGGGATATACAGGCCAGCCCCACGATCAGGCGGTTACTCCTTTTTTTAATTAAATAAACAGTAATAACCACCCAGATTACCAGGAAAAGTCCCGGCGGGGAGACAAATGAGGATATAATTTTTTCAAGGACAATCATTTTTATTCACCTATTACTTTGACCAGAACCCTTTTCTCCCTTTGACCATCAAACTCACCGTAAAATATCTGTTCCCAGGGGCCAAAATCAAGTTTACCCCCGGTTATTGCCACCACTACCTCACGCCCCATAATCTGCCTTTTCAAATGAGCATCAGCATTTGTTTCAAACCCATTATGGGCATACCGGGATATAGGTTCATGGGGAGCAAGTTCCTCCAGCCACTTTTTAAAGTCACTATGCAGGCCTGGTTCATCATCATTAATAAAAACACTGGCCGTTATATGCATGGCATTAACAAGGCATAACCCCTCATCAATACCACTCTTATCAACAATTTGCTGAACCCTGTCAGTAATATTTATAAGTTCAACCCTGTTTTTGGTGTTAAACCACAGATATTCGCGGTATGATTTAATTTTAATCCCCTCCTTTATCTTATCCTTTATTCTATCCCTATAGTATATTATATACCTTTAACAAACAGGTAACAAATTATGGGTTACTCTTCCAGGACATGTTCCAGACCCTGGCTAAACAGGGTTAGAACGTGGTCATCATCCAGTGAATAAAAGACAGAGCGACCCTCTTTACGATACTTAACAAGATTCATATTCCTCAATACCCTTAGCTGATGGGAAACAGCTGAAGGACTCATATTTAACAACTCAGATATATCGCAGACACATAACTCCCTCTCCCTCAAGGCATAAATAATTTTAACCCTGGTCGGATCAGACATGGTTTTAAATAATTCAGCTAATCTATTAATTATTTCATCATTTATCTGGGTATCTTTCAGCATCTTAACTATTTTGGTATTGGGGTCAAAGACTTCACAGACATCACAGGGGAAATCTTCTTTTTTGTCCAAACCCCTGACCTCCTCTCCTGTACCCATAAATGTAATTTTAACATAACTTATATATAATAAGTCATACCAGCCTTATCTTGCTGATCTGGATGGTCACCCATTTAAACCCACTTTTTCTGATTGAATATCTTAAAAAGGCCGGGTTACCCGGCCTTAAATCCACCAAAATTATCAGACCCTACAGCTCTCCCTTTCCAGTTCCTGAAGGATTTGATACATTTTTTCCTCTTCGGCGGTCACCAGGACTCGACTCCTCTGCTGGGTCCTCTCTTCTTTTTTCACCAGGTCAAGATCTACATCAAGTCCCAGCTTCTGAAAACCCTGTTTAACCCATTCTTTTCCGGAAAGAAGAGATTCATAGCTAACTACTATACTGTTTTCTATATTTTCATAGGCAGCAATCAGGGCATTATTATTCTCAAGCCAGCCGGGGCTAAATCCAGAAATACCCCTTCTAAAAAGGCTGGCTTTAACATCAGCCGGATTCCGGTAAACAAAGACAGCTTTCAAATTTCTGGCGACATGACGGTAAAAGAAGATGGCCGGTATTCTTACAATTTTAAGACCGGCTGTCCCCCTGCAGGAATTTAACCTCTCTATTATTTTATTCATATCAATGGTATTTTCTACAGTCATAGCCTTTTTTATTAAACGTTTTGATAAATCCTTACTCAAAGCCAGTTCATAATATCCGCCTTTATTATAATCATCACCGGCAAAATCAGATGGAAACTTAACCCCGGCACTCTCAACCAGCTGACAGGCCAGGGAAGTCCCACTTCTCGGGTGGCCGGCAACTATGACTGCATCTTTTAATATCTTTACCTTAATATCATCATTCATATTCTTCTCCTCCTGTATTACGTAATTTTTACCAGATTATCCCCTGGTTATATACCAAAATATACTTTAAGTTTCACATCTATGCAAATAAAATTAGACTTATAAATTATTATAACATTAATTTTATCGTAATCTACTCTAAACATACCATAAATTATATATTTTAACAGTCATAAAATATATTTTAGAACACACCCCTGATTTCCTCCTTTTTTAGTATTTTTTAAATAGAGGAATTTATAAATCAGATAATCTCATGTTCAGTAATTCACCAGTCAATACCTATTTTTGGGGAATTACAGGGATTAATAATTTACCCTTATATTGTTAAATAACAGGAAACCTTTATATTGTAAACTTAATTAAACTTGTTTTTATACCGGTAACGATCACTTTTTTCTACTGGCACATAAAAATGAGGTAAGGTTAATTAAAACAACCCTACCTCATTTATTATAAAATAATTAATATGTCTATCTTGTAATTAATATATCTATCCTGCAAACAGTTACGAATTAAACCTCAAAATTTTCGACGAGTTTATCAAGCCTGGCTGACATTTCGGCAAGCCTGTCAGCCATGGCAGCTATTTCTTCTACAGAAGCACTTTGCTCTTCACTGGCTGCAGCCACTTCCTCAGCACTGGCCGAGGTTTCCTCAGAGATACTGGCAATGTTTTGAATTCTCTCCACAATGTCCTGACTGCTATCACTGGCATTCTTAACAGCCTCACTGGCTTTGGAAATACCCTCAGTTACCCTCTGAACAGCCTGATCAATATTTTTAAATGCCCTTGCGGCTGAAAGAACAACTTCCTGACCATTTTCTACTTCTTCTGTCCCTCTGGCCATTCTTTCACCGGCCCGGGCTGTCTCGTTTTTGATCTCTTCAATTAATTTTCTTATTTTATCAGCTGAAGCGGCAGATTCCTCAGCCAGCTGGCGAATCTCATCAGCAACAACACTGAAACCCTGACCGGCTTCCCCGGCCCTGGCCGCCTCTATGGCAGCATTTAAAGCCAGCAGATTGGTTTGATTTGCTATATTATTAATTAT encodes:
- a CDS encoding ArsR/SmtB family transcription factor yields the protein MDKKEDFPCDVCEVFDPNTKIVKMLKDTQINDEIINRLAELFKTMSDPTRVKIIYALRERELCVCDISELLNMSPSAVSHQLRVLRNMNLVKYRKEGRSVFYSLDDDHVLTLFSQGLEHVLEE
- a CDS encoding YdcF family protein, whose translation is MVITVYLIKKRSNRLIVGLACISLVLMYILSSAVGVMLFLIPLETKFPYYNISRYDKELPIVVLGGGINYFGEKGEGKLNPITLQRLVTGYRLYKEVETTLIFTGGQGIGHSGPSEADVAGEFLRELGINQEALVLENRARNTYENGLYVRDYLEQRNGLDRGVYLVTSAVHLPRAVGVFRRLNLKVVPVPAGYFADHTQGWLDFFPARSNLNATLAAIHEWIGLLWYKVRGRI
- a CDS encoding secondary thiamine-phosphate synthase enzyme YjbQ, which encodes MKSYREYLWFNTKNRVELINITDRVQQIVDKSGIDEGLCLVNAMHITASVFINDDEPGLHSDFKKWLEELAPHEPISRYAHNGFETNADAHLKRQIMGREVVVAITGGKLDFGPWEQIFYGEFDGQREKRVLVKVIGE
- a CDS encoding SLC13 family permease; the protein is MRLKRIIVVCGLIISLFLLLIPPPAGLTVSGKNAFAIFIISLTLWVTNIIPLAMTSLLGMALIPLLGVMDVEESFSLFGNKAIFFILGALILAAGIQKTGLGVRIAYRILLFFDGSANNLIGGILTTAALLSCIMPEHAVAALLFPIVIQISRSLNLKPMESQLGKALFLSLAWGAVIGGITTYLGGARNLLAVDILQKNYHISIGFVNWILMALPIPIIILILAYFTITYFFKPEITDSVEAKKKLEKIMGNQGQLSKSEKKLIAVLIMVILMWLLLSSRVDIAITALLGGVAIFVLDIVKWKDIVDYVNWGVIFMYGGAIVVASSLSITGAAAWLSSTIFSSISVSPFIFIAVITLVTKLLTEGISNVAAVAIILPLAFSWGEISQINPIATTLAVALSGGLAFCLPMGTPPNAIAFSAGYYRISDVLKVGVILNIISWVVVLLISKFYWPLLGINL
- a CDS encoding phosphatase codes for the protein MPADLHIHSTYSDGSYTPAELVSYAAKKGLKTIAVADHDTVEGVAEALKYGRERGIEVIPAIEFSTFRKKAEIHILGYFIDYNNNDFLAEIDKIYQARLNRARKMVEKLNELGVEISYEEVRNLAGDDYVGRPHIARAMIKKGYITEMGEAFTDDYIGNNGRAYVPKYQLSPERAIQLIKEADGIPVLAHPHFINRGDPLKKEEISRLVEGGLEGIEVYHSKHSEEVSNYYLGVARELDLLITGGSDFHGDNSPDIDMGDVVIEDSYVDRLKAHWGGFLDE
- a CDS encoding sulfotransferase family protein encodes the protein MNDDIKVKILKDAVIVAGHPRSGTSLACQLVESAGVKFPSDFAGDDYNKGGYYELALSKDLSKRLIKKAMTVENTIDMNKIIERLNSCRGTAGLKIVRIPAIFFYRHVARNLKAVFVYRNPADVKASLFRRGISGFSPGWLENNNALIAAYENIENSIVVSYESLLSGKEWVKQGFQKLGLDVDLDLVKKEERTQQRSRVLVTAEEEKMYQILQELERESCRV
- a CDS encoding AEC family transporter, with product MELNFIAILSKFIPVVVLMGIGYYLRVKTYISQNTVNDIKKLVVNIALPALLFNSFLNVNFQVNYLYIIIMVFLGNLILLFTGYKFKGFIGVDDEYVPLLFSGFEVGMLGIPLFTAVFGIENVKYIGIIDIGHEIYIWFVLLGILLTLKKGKQSYKQLARSFITSPIIIAILMGMVFNTAGIPGLLKNIYLYNGIIDSISLLSNITVPLILLIIGFELDFKANSVRLPLKISALRLIFAVLVAGLIGFTFVDFLKLNRMYVLALMVMFILPPPFIIPLFIKEDKDKDKSYIYNTLSLHSLISIAAFMAVSLLASIMFL